A window of Hymenobacter sublimis genomic DNA:
GATTCGCTACGTGCAGCCCGGCGCCGTGAATGGCCAGCAGACCGTGCTGGTGCAGGGCGAAATCAACGAAAACGACCGGGTGGTCACCGCCGGCACCTACCAGCTCAAATCCATTTACCTCAACCAATAACCCTTTTCCCGTTTCCCTATGCGCCGTTTCCTCCTTGCCCTGTTGGCCGTTCCCGCCCTGTCGGCTACCGCTTTTGCCCAAACCACGCCCGCTGCAGCGGCAACCCCCAGCGCCGATGAGGCGGCTGTGCGGTCCGTGCTGACTAAGTACCAGCAGGCCGTGCAAAAGCTCGATACCACGGGCACCGCCCGCCTGTTCACGGCCAACTCCCAGGTGTTCGAGTCGGGTGGGGTGGAAGGCTCCTACCGGCACTACGCCGAGCACCACCTGGCCCCCGAGCTCAAGGAGTTTAGCGCCTTCACCTTCAGCGACTACAAGGCCGCCGTGCAGGTAGACGGTCCTTATGCTTTCGCAACGGAAACCTACACCTATACCATTAACCTCAAGAAGGACCCCAAGGAGAAAGAGGCCAAGGCGCCCATCGTGCGTCGCGGGGTGGCCACGTCGGTGCTGCGCAAAAACGCCGCCGGCCAGTGGCAAATCATGAGCACCCACACCTCGGCCCGCACGCCCCGGGTCAAGAAATAAGACGCACAGGGCGTGCCCTGTCCGCCCCACTGGCCCACCGGCCGGACTACACCGAAGTCGCCCTTGAGGCTCCTTCCACTTTGCGCTAATACCCCATGCTTGATAAGATAATTCGCTTTGCCCTGCAGAACCGGCTGCTGATGCTGGCCTTCGCCGTGGGCCTCATCATTGCCGGTTCCTACACCGCCAGCCAGCTGCCGGTGGACGTGTTGCCCGACCTCGACCGCCCGCGCGTGACCGTGTTCCTGGAAGCGCCCGGCATGGCCCCCGAGGAGGTGGAGGCCCTGGTGACGCTGCCCGTGGAAACGGCCCTGAACGGGGCCACCGGCGTGTCGGCCGTGCGCTCCAACTCGGCCATTGGCCTGGGCATGGTGTTCGTGGAGTTCGACTACGGCACCGACATTTTCACGGCCCGCCAGATTGTGAGCGAGAAGCTGCAAACCACCGGCGAGCAGCTGCCCGAGGGCATTACGCCGGTGCTGGGCCCCATTTCCTCGGTCATGGGCCAGATTATGCTGGTGGGCTTGTCGGGCGGCAAACAGACCAACGCCGCCGACCTGCGCACGCTGGCCAACTACACCGTGCGGCAGCGCCTGCTCAGCATTCCGGGCGTGGCCCAGGTTATTCCCATCGGCGGCGACAACCTGCAGTACCAGGTGCTGCTCGACATGCCCCGGCTCAATGCCACGGGCCTGACGGTAAACCAGGTGGAGGAAGCCCTGCGCCAGTCCAACCTG
This region includes:
- a CDS encoding YybH family protein, which encodes MRRFLLALLAVPALSATAFAQTTPAAAATPSADEAAVRSVLTKYQQAVQKLDTTGTARLFTANSQVFESGGVEGSYRHYAEHHLAPELKEFSAFTFSDYKAAVQVDGPYAFATETYTYTINLKKDPKEKEAKAPIVRRGVATSVLRKNAAGQWQIMSTHTSARTPRVKK